The nucleotide window GTCTTCCCACATCCAGGTGGGCCATAGAGGAGAACGCCCTTTGGCGGATCAATACCGACTTCCTCAAAGAGCTCTGGGTGCTTAAGTGGCAACTCTATCGCTTCCCTTAGCTCTTGCAGTTGCTTCTTTAGGCCGCCTATGTCGTTGTAAGTAACATTGGGCCTCTCTATAACCTCAAATCCTAGGACGGTTGGGTCCTTGGAGCTTGGTAGCAACTCTATGATTGCCATTGTCCTCTGATCCAGGGCAACTCTAGCCCCTGGTCTAAGCTTGTCCCTCTCTATCCATGGCGCTATCCTAACCACGAACCTTGGCCCGTTGTAGTTCTGAACTATGGCCCTGTCATCGTCAAGTACCTCTATCACGGTTCCAGCGAATGCCGGTGGTTGCCTTAATCGCGACATTTCGGATCTAAGCCTCGATAATTCCCTCTCGAGTCTCTCCTTGTCAGCTTCAAGCATTCTCACTTGGAGTTCAAGCTGCCTTATTCTCCTCTTGAGGTAAGTTATGTAATCATCGTAATTTTCGTGGAATTGAACTTCGTCACCGCTCATTATATTCACCCCTCACCTAAATGAGTTAGGGTTTTTCGGTCTTATAAAGGTTTGTTTGAAAACGAAATCCTACTCATTTAGAAACTCAAGCGCCTTCTCGCTCTTTTTGTCGAAAAGAACTACCGATCCTTCTTTCAATTTGATAGTTACCTTTTCGCCGAAGTTGAAATGCTCTCCCTCAGGTGCAAAGACCTTAACTATAGAATCGTTTACTGAAACCGTCACGATTTGCTCCCTTCCAAGGGGCTCGAAAGAGTAGACCTCTCCAACTATCCCCTCTGATATTCCCTTTATCACTTCGGCATCGTGCGGTCTGAAGCCTATTATGACATCTTTAACGTTAAGCCTCTCTATGATTTGCCTGTACTGCTTTGGAACTGGGATGTAATTATTCTCCGATATTAATAATTTTCCATCCTCAACTCTGGCCTCCACGAAGTTCATTGGAGGATTCCCCAGGAAGCCACCGACGAACTTGTACATCGGCTTGTAATAAACCTCATCCGGAGTTCCAACTTGGAGTATCTTACCCTCCCTTATCACGGCTATCCTGTCCGCCATTGCTAGGGCCTCTGCCTGGTCGTGGGTGACGTATATGGTAGTTATCCCAAGCTCCTTCTGAAGCCTCTTCAGCTCTGCTCTAACCTCCAATCTCAGTAAGGCATCCAAATTACTTAACGGCTCGTCAAGAAGGAGAACTTCGGGTTCCTTTACTAAAGCCCTGGCAATTGCAACCCTCTGCTGTTGTCCTCCACTTAATTGCCACGGATACCTGTCGAGGAGCTTTTCTATGTGGAGCATCTTGGCGACCTTTCTGACTTTTTCATCTATCTCATCTTTGGGAGCCTTTCTCAGCTCTAAGGGGAACGCAATGTTCTTATAAACCGTCATATGTGGATAAAGTGCCCAGTTTTGAAAAACTAAGCCTATATTCCTGTCTTTTGGAGGTAACTCGGTAACATCCCTCTCGTCAAAGTATATCCTTCCAGACGTTGGCTTGTATATTCCAGCTACCGTGTACAGCAAAGTTGATTTTCCGCTTCCCGAAGGTCCTAGGAGGGCCATGAACTCGCCGTCTTTTATCTCGAGGTTAATGTTGTCCAAAGCTATGAAATTTCCAAATTTCTTAACTATATTCTCGAGCCTTATCCTAACCATGATCATCACCCCTAACCCTTGATTCCTCCCGAATATCCTCTCAGGAGGAGTTGTTGGGCCGTTAGGAAGAAGATTATAGTTGGAAGTAAATACAGAGTTCCAGCGGCCGCTATCATCGGCATATGCGTATATTCCGCCTCTATGTTTGCCTCTATGAACGTTGCAAGAGTTTGATCGATAAGGAAAGTTCTCACGTAGATTATATCTTGCCATCCAGCTAAAAACGAAAACAGTGCAACTGCCAAAATTCCTGGCTTTATTAGTGGAAGCATAATTTTTCTCCAAACGGTTATCCTTGAGGCTCCATCTATTATACCTGACCACTCGAATTCCCATGGCACGGTGTCGAAGAACCCTTTCATGAGCCACACAGACATCGGAACTTCCAAGGCAGCCCTCGCAAATATGACGTAGATAAACGAGTACAGCCTAACTAGTGACGGCTCCTGGGAGAATGAAATTCTATAGAGTAGGTAAACTCCAACTATCAGAGCTACCCCAGGGAATGCGTGGAGGAGCATTAGGGAGACTATCAGAATCTTTCTTCCCTTGAAGTCCATCCTTGAGAGTGCGTAACCAGACATCACGCTGATAAGCGTAACCAATCCTGAGACTCCCAGGGCAACTATAAGCGTGTTCAAAATTATCCTGGCCATGTTAACCCTTACTCCACCCGTAATTGCCAATTTCCCCTGGAAAACGTTTATCCAGTTTTCAAGTGTTAAATGAAATTGGGAGAAGTCGAAGTTAGTTATCATGTTAGTGCTAAAGCTTGATAACATTAAGAGGCCAAATCCTATGATGAGTGGGAGGGTTGCTAGGAATATCGCAAGTATCAAGACTAACTCTCCCCTCCTCTGCTTAGTTTCAACGTCCCTCATTACAGATCACCCCTTGGCTTCTTAATCATCTCCTCGAACTTGAGAACTTTCAGCGTAATCACTCCTCCTATTATTCCAAGTATAGAGAGAATCACTGCCGCAGCTGCAGCTAATCCCTGATCTTGTTCTCCCCTTCCAAACGCGGTGTTGAAGACGTAAAGTGCCAGCGTAGTTCCATAGTCCCTATCTACCAAGTCCCACTCGACAAGTAGGAAGAGGTGTGGGTAGGTTGTTAACAGACTTAGGAATTGCCACGTTAGAACGTACAGGAAGTGCCATTTCATTAATGGGAATAATATTCTCCTTGATATTTGCCAAGCAGAGGCCCCATCGACTCTTGCAGCTATGACCAGTTCCTTTGGTATTTGGTTCAAAGCTGACGTAAAAACTATCATTCCAAAGCTCACACCTACAAGTCCATTAACAAAGATTATAATACTCCACGCTCCCCAGGGAACGTTTTGTCCCCAGGGAATTGGCTGATTTATTAATCCAAGTCTCATGAGGATCGCATTTAGGGTTCCAATACTACTCCCGTGGAAGAAGTAGTACCAAACCAAACTATACACCGCTATTGGGGACATCCTGGGGAGGAGCCAGAGAAGCCTAAAAGCTGAGCCGGGTTTCTCACTCATAAAGAACGTTGCCAATGCTAATCCCAAACCT belongs to Pyrococcus abyssi GE5 and includes:
- a CDS encoding ABC transporter ATP-binding protein, producing the protein MVRIRLENIVKKFGNFIALDNINLEIKDGEFMALLGPSGSGKSTLLYTVAGIYKPTSGRIYFDERDVTELPPKDRNIGLVFQNWALYPHMTVYKNIAFPLELRKAPKDEIDEKVRKVAKMLHIEKLLDRYPWQLSGGQQQRVAIARALVKEPEVLLLDEPLSNLDALLRLEVRAELKRLQKELGITTIYVTHDQAEALAMADRIAVIREGKILQVGTPDEVYYKPMYKFVGGFLGNPPMNFVEARVEDGKLLISENNYIPVPKQYRQIIERLNVKDVIIGFRPHDAEVIKGISEGIVGEVYSFEPLGREQIVTVSVNDSIVKVFAPEGEHFNFGEKVTIKLKEGSVVLFDKKSEKALEFLNE
- a CDS encoding carbohydrate ABC transporter permease → MRDVETKQRRGELVLILAIFLATLPLIIGFGLLMLSSFSTNMITNFDFSQFHLTLENWINVFQGKLAITGGVRVNMARIILNTLIVALGVSGLVTLISVMSGYALSRMDFKGRKILIVSLMLLHAFPGVALIVGVYLLYRISFSQEPSLVRLYSFIYVIFARAALEVPMSVWLMKGFFDTVPWEFEWSGIIDGASRITVWRKIMLPLIKPGILAVALFSFLAGWQDIIYVRTFLIDQTLATFIEANIEAEYTHMPMIAAAGTLYLLPTIIFFLTAQQLLLRGYSGGIKG
- a CDS encoding carbohydrate ABC transporter permease: MKFDSRFRALSFFLSPMIIMVALFYLIPLILTIYISFTGMRNWNVERYLHDFVGTYNYYRLVHMFKYDPTFKAVILTTIVFVGITLIINVLGGLGLALATFFMSEKPGSAFRLLWLLPRMSPIAVYSLVWYYFFHGSSIGTLNAILMRLGLINQPIPWGQNVPWGAWSIIIFVNGLVGVSFGMIVFTSALNQIPKELVIAARVDGASAWQISRRILFPLMKWHFLYVLTWQFLSLLTTYPHLFLLVEWDLVDRDYGTTLALYVFNTAFGRGEQDQGLAAAAAVILSILGIIGGVITLKVLKFEEMIKKPRGDL